Below is a genomic region from Gadus chalcogrammus isolate NIFS_2021 chromosome 19, NIFS_Gcha_1.0, whole genome shotgun sequence.
AATAGAAGTATGCAACATACACAATACAACTTTGTATTGTTTGTACTTAATGGCTTGctattttatatgatatttttttatattctacTTCCTTGAAACCTTATGTTTCCCTTTTTTACCATGTCATACTTGATACCTTCTTGACAGTTTCTTTAGCATTTTATACTTTTCTCTACCCAAATCAACATTATTTTTCTATAGTCTCAAAATGTGATCCATTGCTGATGGTAAGGTTGATTTTGCCAATAAAGCtcctttgaattgaattgaactgaaaGTAGCCTCACCTCTTCAACCTGTTCTCCTGTGGCCCAGCCGCCTGCCGGGGGCTCCATGTCGGGGAAGGGTTGAGGATAACCGGGACACTCCAGCTCCTCCCGGCCGCTCTCCTCCTGAAGTAAAGAACCCCAGGTTTGCATACGCCAGAATCTTCTGTTTGTAGGCCCAAGAGgatgaacaataaaaacaataataaatgcTGTTACCTGCTCTCTGCGTTGGAtctcctctcgctccctctcctcctctcgctccctcttcacctctcgcatcctctcctcctctcgctccctctccttctaAAGGATAAAGCGAAGAAGACTTAAAACCTTTGAATGGTCCTCCAGATGTTCTTCGGATGAAGAGGAATGGCTTCTTTCACAGGTGTTGCGTCGACGTTACCCGTTGCCTGCCTTGAGtctcctctcgctccctctgctccctctcctcctctcgctccctctcctcctctcgctccctctcctcctctctgtccgtctccacCTAACAGATGAAAGATGTCACACGATAGAAGGTTGGTGGACCAAATCCTCTAGAGATGCTCCAGAAAAATGAAGGAACGTAATCCGTCCCAGGAGGTTCTGCGTGTCCCGTTGCCTGCTGCCTGCGCCTGGTCTCCTgttgctccttctcctctcggGCGCGtctcctctccctttcctcctgcACCCTCCTCTTATTGTCCTCCCCGGACGCCTTGGCCATGTCCTCAAAGCGGGACTTCAGTTTGCCGGCGCCGGCGCTGGCGCTGGCTGGGtgcagacagtcagtcagtcagttggtggttatagatagatagatagatagatctagatctagatctatataGGTAGCAGGATGGTGTCAAGGGTGTGACTCCTTAAAGCTACAGTAAAAGGTACCGGGTCCGattcccaatgtctgcagcctaccTGCTACTGCTCCATAACATGCATCTGAAGGAAATGTGAATGGAAGTATTTcctaaaaagctttttataaCCAAATTCGTGCACTTTCTGAACTTTAATTTCCTAAACTGTTCCTCCAGTTCTGTTGTTTGATTGGCAGGACGGTGGTGAGTGACACTTACCAGCCTCCAATGGCTGGGTCTTGGTGTATGCAGAGGAGGGCTGCTCCATGTCAGTGAAGGAAGAGGCGCTCTGGGGGGGttagaacacagaacacagccTTTAGTGACACTCTGGAGGGGTTAGAGCACACAACACAGCCTTAGAGGAGGGTttagaacacagaacacagctTTTAGTGGAGGGGttagaacacagaacacagctTTTAATCAACCCagtcagtaatactcaggataGTCCAGTGGTTACGGTGTTCGATTCCCAGTCCGAAGGTTCTCTGTTCGAACCCAACTAACCGAAGCCTACCTGTAGGATCCCTGAGGCcagacggccccccccccccccccccccccctcccctctccatgaGAGCGTCTCAACAGGGCAGCGTACTCACTTTATCCACGCGGTCCGTCTGCACGCCATACCGCCCTCCAAAGCCCTTGGAATAATCTAGAACAAACAACCAGTAGGTCAGTGGCCCCACAGCGGTATACCTGGTTTACACCTGGAGGAACGGAGCTCTGACCCACCTTTCTGGGACTGGTGCTTCTCCGTCTCTCCTTTGTAGTCGTAGCCCATCGCCGCTTTGTCCACGTTGTCCTTGTCGACGCCAAACTTCCCGCCGAAGCCCTTAGCGTAGTCTGGCCCGGGGTGAAAGGTCAACGTGAGGATTCAACATGAGGTGAGTTGGCAGAATTTTCAAATAACCATTGAATAAACTCACATAAGTAAGAGATAAAAACCGAAAAAGGTATGACCCTTGGCCCCACCTCTCTGGGACTGGTGCTTCTCCGTCTCTCCTTTGTAGTCGTATCCCAGCGCGCTACGGtccaccttctccttctccactcCGTACTTTCCTCCAAACCCCTTCGAGTGATCTAGCAGCAGACCCAAGACAGGAGCCTTAGAACAGGGCATCTGATCTAGGACTTCTGAAGAAGAATGAACCATCTCCTCTAACATTTACtatcttccccttcctccttctggcaccccccccccccccacccacccaccccagaCCCCTCCCTCACCATTGTTGGGGAACTGATCAGCTCCCTTAGAGAGGATCGTCACCTTAGAGAGGATCCTCTCTAAAGTGACGATCCTCTCTAAGGGAGCTGATCAGCTCCCTTAGAGAGGATCGTCACCTTAGAGAGGATCCTCTCTAAGGTGAACCTTGAGTTAATCTTCCTCTTCAACCCCCACCTGCTGTTTCTTTATCCGAGTCACCGAATCATTTTTCGGATCAAACGTCATAATGCGTAAACACAGAAACGAGGCTAAAGGCGAGAAAAATGGATTTCAGTCTGAATAAAGTAGAACTCAAACCAGAGCAGAATACCTTTCTGAGACGCGTGctgctccaccttctccttGTGCTCGAACCCAAGGGCGGCCTGcggagacaggaagtgatgtcagcATCGCCTCAGCCCGGCCTCACTACGTCCCCCTCACTGTCGTCCCCCCCGCTACCTTGTCCATGCGGTCCTTCTGGACGCCGAACTTTCCTCCAAAGCCTCGCGCCGCGTCGGTTTGAGAGGAGTGGCGCTCCACCTCCGCCACAAAGTCGTGCCCCATGGCCCCCTGGGAAATGAAGCAGGTTTATAATGATGGGCAGAGGATGACTACGGTTCAGTGACCTCGTGTTCAAGCTTTGTAATAATTGTAAACAGCAAAAGGGCTTATGATAGTGGCAATGTCATGAGTTGATCACTGACTCATCAACCCTTGTGAACCATTTGTCCATGTAGTCCCTCGATGTGGAAATGTGGATCAATCAATGATTCAGGGAAAATTCGTAAACTGATGAATCTATCGAAATGATCCTTAGTTAACGTTAAATACGATTGACTTGTCAATCCCAGAAGGGAGCTTTGGGGTGGACATCAGCAGTAACGGAGAGGGGTAAAGGGCTGATCAGGGTCCAACGTTCACGCAAGACAAGGGGGTTACAGACCCGTTGCGTCCTTGCGGaacctccttgcgtccaccgcaagggcctgacgtgcgcctcccaaaaaaatgttaaccttccgtcgaggcgacgcagcagcgagggctgtgattggtccgcttactcaAACCCGCCGCAGAacaaaaacaggttcacgactgcgtcgaagcgtctgcgtggtcctcgggttgcgtgaacgtgggaccataatcagcccttaagagCGATGCCGTCATGAAGGCGTCCCACCTTGTCCATGCGGTCCTTCTCCACGCCGAAGCGGCCCCCGTACCCGTAGGAGGCCTGGGGGGCCGCCgcctgctccttctccctcccccgctGGTGCTCCATGGACACCGCCTCCCTCAGCTTTGCCACactgcgagggggggggggggtcaggggggggtcaggggaaTGTCAGAGTGGTGGGGGCTCGCCCAGACAAATCCTCAAATACTATTTAAAAACATATTGGCAGAACAAAGTTTCTCGTCTCGTTTAATAAGTGGATCGGTTTTCTTCTTGAGACACACTTCCTTCGTGGCTTGGTGGTGGCTGATGCAAACTTTGCtccatattttatttacgtaTGCACGGCCTGGTGCGACCTGATTGGTCGACCGGGTCACAGTCATCACCCAGAGCTAGCAGCCATATTAGGAGTGAGTCTCTGCTGCGTCGACTGCACGCGCTCCCCTccaacttcctcttcctgttaaAACTGTGTCAGCAGGCAGCTCTCTCTGGACCGACCGACTCCAGCTGTCTGCTCTGTGGTTCCTGCACACGGTCCGCTGTAGGTACACCTCGGAGGGTGCCGGAGCTCGAGGTGGGGGGATAGCTCACCTGATGTGCTCCGAGTGCCCCGACCCCTCGATGGTCTTTGCCCCCCATCGCTGCTCCTGCTCCGAGACGTCGTTCTGAAAcaccccccccaaaacaaaaaGGGGATCTGAACATTGTTTGACAGAACGTTTTTGTCCCCAAGGGATGTGAGCAGCGAAGAATATAAAAGACCAGGGAAGACATTAATAAAGATATTATCGTTTATATGCGTCCTCCTTTGGATGAGGACTTGTCAGCTGGTGGACGGTCCAAGCGTCTGTAGGTCCAGGCGTCTGTCCTTATTTCTGAAGGCTGTTGAGACTCACCTCAAAGTCGGGGTCGGTCTCCCAGTCGTCGGGTTCTGCAGACGCCTTGGCGCTGACATTGTGTCCCGCGGCCGACTTCCACATCTGGGGAACCAGAGCAGACGAAGCTTTGAGACGCAGCAGCAGTCGAACACTCGACAGACTGTGGACATTTTGACCAGAGCTGGTGAAAACACAACTGATGGGGCTTTTGAATatctacatatttatatataatatcatgaaCCCACTATTGTAGACATGCATATGCCCGTTGCTCATAACAATAGAAAAATGTTCAACCAGTTTCTGGTATTAGTAAATCACAAGAAGGAAGTTGTTATTTTCAGCAGAGAAGCATTTCCTCATTATGAGGGAAACACCTTACATTTTGAAgtaatgtataaaatatattatactatatgtaTACATAGAGGAAAATCTTAAGTCTCATTGAAGGATAAAATTACGCTATAATGAGGTGGTTGAGCTGAGCTGTCAATGTTTAGGTGGGCTAATATTGTATTTCACAAAAGGAATAGGTTCACaggatacattttttttacagtaTTATTCCAACTCAATAAGTAGTCCTCGTCATAAATGCTGACTAGTAAATGTACATTCCTTTCATTGATGAAAATAAAGGTTTAAAGTTCATGTCAACGCTGAAAATGACTACTATATGGAAAATAAAGATTGTGTATCTACAAAACTCAGATACAAATATTCTGTAAAACAAAGACAACTTACCTTCAGATTCCGCTTCTAGAGGGTGCGTCAGAAGAGTCGTGACCGCGCGTTAGTGAAGCGTCGTGGCCGCGACGTCCTGCCGATAAGGATatgacatgcacatgcacgagCATGCCTGAAAACCCCCCCTCTGCGTCCTTTcggttaataaatgacaatctATAAAGTTACATGCATAGCTTTAACATGAAAACTATTAAATATTCTGGTTTGGCTCTCTTACATCTCTTAAATAACCTTAGTTCACGCCACGGACCTCCCGCTGCTCTGTCCCGTAATCATGAGGGCAGCCGGTCTGAAGTTCACCTTTACACCTAAGTTGGCTGTCTGCCAACTGAGAAGATACTGAACTAAGGAAAACTGATGTTTGAATAAGGTTTTCATGAGGAAACGATGGGTTCAATCTATTATACCAAATTCGACAAAATGTACCAACGCTTTTATCGATAGTCCACTATTCCGTTAGGAAATTCAGCAAGTTTGACTGCAACATTTTCATgatgttataaaaaaaatgtcaaacAGTTCGATTGGAATTGTTATCGTTTATTGATTATCGCCCACACCTTAAATTACAAATGACCTTTTCCATTCAAACCACCTCGCATAACTCCTAAACTTTACAGCCCTTGTAAAATTGAAACGGGATAAACGTTTACTGGTGAAGTTGAAACATGAGAACAATAGAGATCGACAATTATACGTTTGATACGTCTTTTCTTTAGTAACTTTCACAAGAACAATGAATCTGAACACATGGGTAACATACAGTAACGAGCGAAACAAATACAACAGAGGCAATAAATTACGCTTTAGCAGTAAGTAGTCTGATTCAACGGAGGTGacagtaagggggggggggggggggggtgtacacaCTATCACCATTTCAACCCAACCAGacgttctccatccatcccaaACCAAAAACATGTTCACCAACGCACAAAGAACAAGGTGGTGGACCTTAAAATGGATGCCAAAACCCAAAAGATAGTGTCATACAAACTGTACATATCTATAACACACCGATATCAAACAGGACAAGGTCAGGGAATCTTTTAATCAGGAAGGAAAGAAGTGTTTGGAATGCATCCTAAAGGAAATTGCAACGTGCTCTTTTCATTTTGCTcatgaggggaagaggggagggagataggACAGCCGTCCATCCGTCAGTCGACTCTTCATCCTAAAATCTAAGATTCATCCTCGTAAACACTGAACCCCCAACTTACACGTGGACTCAACTATGAATATGAATTAAAAGGCAATGCTAACAAAACATTTATTCCCTTTATGATCCCCGTCATTTATAATATAAACCTCAACACCGCTATCTGCAAGACTCATTGTGTTGATTTATTACAAAAATTGTCCTTAAGTTAAGTATTAATATCCATGACTAGTACTGGAATCAACCCtgtatataaatctatatatacTTTGGCTAAAAGATAACGGACGATTACCTGAAGCGTATCAAAAGTGCACCGTTACATCGTAACCCCGCCCAAAAAGTCCTTTAAATACGTCAGTACAGGTGACAGCCGAAAGGGTAGTGTCTTCTACAGGGTCACACAGACAGGGCTGAGAGGTCCCCGGCTCtcgcttctcctcctctccccctctcccactcgctctccaccatccctctccccctctgctcctctcccccctccctcttccactctcctcctctcccacccg
It encodes:
- the hcls1 gene encoding src substrate protein p85-like, whose amino-acid sequence is MWKSAAGHNVSAKASAEPDDWETDPDFENDVSEQEQRWGAKTIEGSGHSEHISVAKLREAVSMEHQRGREKEQAAAPQASYGYGGRFGVEKDRMDKGAMGHDFVAEVERHSSQTDAARGFGGKFGVQKDRMDKAALGFEHKEKVEQHASQKDHSKGFGGKYGVEKEKVDRSALGYDYKGETEKHQSQRDYAKGFGGKFGVDKDNVDKAAMGYDYKGETEKHQSQKDYSKGFGGRYGVQTDRVDKSASSFTDMEQPSSAYTKTQPLEAASASAGAGKLKSRFEDMAKASGEDNKRRVQEERERRRAREEKEQQETRRRQQVETDREEEREREEEREREEEREQREREETQGRQRKEREREEERMREVKREREEEREREEIQRREQEESGREELECPGYPQPFPDMEPPAGGWATGEQVEEEEPLYDEPPSLPTRSEDFLDCGPPLPVEQEEPLYDEPPNLTTRSEDFLGYGQPLPVPQEEIEEGDYEDVESLHPATDSDKGHEDLTCGQTARALYSYEGDAEDEIAFEEDDIITHIEMVDEGWWRGQRGGRSGLFPAAYVQLVP